One window from the genome of Sulfodiicoccus acidiphilus encodes:
- a CDS encoding (2Fe-2S)-binding protein — MRREISLNINGTLHTATVPDRMLLVQFIRDVVGLKGTHIGCDTGHCGACTVIMDGVAVKSCLILAVQADGSNVMTIEGLSKEGKLDEIQEAFRDEFAVQCGYCTPGFIMLLHSLKLRGVGMSDDDIKDALVGNICRCNGYPLILRAARRILGRRQVG, encoded by the coding sequence GTGAGGCGCGAGATAAGTCTCAATATAAACGGCACACTTCACACCGCGACCGTTCCAGATAGAATGCTCCTCGTCCAATTCATAAGGGATGTGGTTGGACTGAAGGGAACTCACATTGGTTGCGACACTGGCCACTGCGGGGCATGCACAGTTATAATGGACGGGGTTGCAGTGAAGTCCTGCCTCATTCTAGCAGTCCAGGCTGATGGCTCAAACGTGATGACGATCGAAGGCCTTTCTAAGGAGGGTAAGCTCGACGAGATCCAAGAAGCTTTCAGAGACGAGTTCGCAGTACAATGCGGTTACTGTACGCCAGGTTTCATAATGTTGCTTCATTCGTTGAAGCTCAGGGGAGTAGGAATGTCAGACGACGATATCAAGGACGCACTTGTCGGGAACATATGCCGTTGCAACGGCTACCCTCTCATACTGAGAGCAGCAAGAAGAATATTGGGAAGGAGACAAGTAGGTTAA